The DNA region ATGAATATTTTAGTTGCAGTCGGTGCTGACACGAACCAGATTCGCGGTATTGTTGTTTGGGAAAGCCTTTTAATGGTCATTGTAGGAGAGATCGCCGGTGTGGTTTGTGGATTGATACTATCTTACCTACTGATTTTTGTCATTAACCTTCAATCATTCGGGTGGACGTTTATTTATAATATTAACTGGCGGACTTTAAGTATATCTTTGCCTTTAATCTTACTATCTGCCTTTGCCGCAGCTTTGCCGGCCATAAAACTGGTTTTTAGACAGCCGCCGGCAACATTGCTAAAGGAAAATTAACGCCTTGTATTTCATAAGCATAAGAAATATGAAAAATAACGTATTTCAAATAAAAATCATTACAATATTAGCCGTTTCTATAATTTTGATTGTCTGCTGTCCCTTGACGTTTTCAGCAGACCAGACGTTTCTTCCTATCACATCCGCCAGAGCCGAGGAGTCAACCTATTACCGTGTCACCAGACCCTGCAATTTATCTTTTCCAGATGATCACGGTATGCACCCAGGTTATCGCACCGAATGGTGGTACTATACCGGGAATCTAAAGGCACATACAGGAGAAAAATTTGGTTTTCAGATGACGATTTTTCGATCTCAGATCAGCCCGCCTGGAGCTGAAAAAAACTGGCCCAGCCCCGCATCGCAGTGGCGATCACAGAACATCTTTCTCGGCCATGCTGCTGTTTCGAACCTCACCGCCCATCAGCATATTTTCGACGAACAATGGAGCAGGGAAATGGATGGCATCGCAGGGGTGAGTCAAAATGAATCTGGAACTACTCGAATTTACTTGAATAAATGGTCAATTATGATCGATGAAAAACGACACAACGTTCGGGTCCAATCCAATCAGTTTGCGTTTGATCTGAAAATGAGGTCATTAAAACCAGCTGTTTTACACGGAGACCAGGGTTATAGCCGTAAAGGTGAACTTGATGAAAGCGCCAGCTGTTATTATTCCTTTTCAAGACTGATGACTGATGGAACTCTGGTTTACAAAGATCAAACGTATACCGTTTCCGGATACAGTTGGATGGATCACGAATTCAGCACGGCTCCTTTGCAGAAAAATATAATTGGTTGGGATTGGTTCAGTCTCCAGTTTTCAGACAATACTGAACTGATGGTTTTTTTGTTGCGACAAGCAGAGAAATCACATCATCCTGCTTCCAGCGGGTCTTACATATATGCAGATGGTACCAAAAAACATCTAACTCATAAGGATTTTAACATCAAAGTGCTGGATACTTGGAAAAGTCCTCAATCCGGTGCAGGTTATCCTTCAAAGTGGCAACTATCCATATCAGATATGGATATGGAAATAACTCTCGCATCAAATATCAAAAACCAGGAAATGATGACCAGCGAAAGCACTGATGTGATATACTGGGAAGGAAGCGTTGCCATCAATGGCCATAAGGGACCGCAAGGCATTTCCGGATTTGGCTATGTTGAGTTAACCGGATATAACCAAAAATTCGATGCACCGCTTTGAAAAAATTGGCCGTTTTTTAACACGCTACCTTTTCCATTATAAGAGATTGTAACGAAAGAACAGCCGGATTGTACCATCTGCCCAGTTACTTTCTGTACCATGAACATGATAAGCAAAACAGATATGAGTTTGGTTCCATTTCATGATAGAACTCAGTCAAAAATCATCGCCAAAGGTAAGATAACTGAACCCTGTTGTAAACAAGGATAGATAGAGTTATGATTAAACCACAAGGAGTCCTGCAATGAATGAATCTGACAATAAAATGGTCTTGGTGAAAAAAAAAGACCATATTGGTTTTTTAACACTTAATAATCCGGAAAAACGCAATGCACTTTCCCCCGAACTGCTCATGGATGTTTATCAAAACCTGGAAGAATTTTCAAAAAATGATGATGTCCGGTGCCTGGTGATAAAGGGTTCAGGAAACAAGGTATTTTCCTCGGGTTATGATATTGGTGCCATTCCTGTGAGCCTGCTTCCCGATCACAAGCAAAAAACTCCAGACATTTTGCTTAAGGTGTTAGACTCTGTTAAAAATTTTGCTTATCCCACCATAGCCATGCTGAACGGGCATGCATTTGGAGCAGGGTTTAATCTTTGTGCGTGCTGCGACATTCGAATCGCAGCAGATAATGTTAAACTTGGAATGACGCCGGCCAGAATCGGTGTGGGTTATCCCCCGGAAGGCATACAGCAATTTATCGAAGCTTTCGGGATTGCCAGAACAAAGGAAATCTTTTTTACCGCCAATACCTTTCAGGGCAAAGCACTCCTTAATAAAGGACTGGTGGATTATTTGATTCCAAAAGCGGATCTTGAAGAATTCACCCATGCATATGCCCGAAAGATCACCCGGAATGCACCGCTTTCATTAAAGTGCATTAAAAATATTATTTCCATGTTTGAAAATGATTTGGCACTGAATCAGAAAAATATTGAGAAGGCTGATCGATTGATGCAAAAATGCTTTCAAAGTGATGACTTAAAAGAAGGACAGGCTGCGTTCCTGGAAAAAAGAGTCCCTAAGTTTACCGGGAAATAATCTGGTATTAATAAAAGTTTTTCTCCGCAGGCACAGATATAGCAAATTCGAAACTCCACCTCAATCATTTATATGACCAGCAAAACGATCCTTACCGCTTTTCGCTTCTTCTGCGTTAATCTGAGGTACACTGATACACCCAGATAGTTTCCTCATTTAAAACAAAGCATATGCATGAGAATGACTATAGATTTCACTCCTTAATTTTACATTAACCGAACAGACGGTTGTTTCACTGAAATTAGATTTTGTATCATTAATGGCCACCAATCCCATTCCAGTAACAAAATATTGGCAATAATTCTTCGCAATACATCATTATTTTGAACCATTGACACCTAAGAAAGTGTTTCTTATTTTAATCATGGGTTTTTAAGCCTGAAAAAGGAGGTGGCCATGAACACAAATCATACTCAAAAAATGGATGCACTGACAGGCGGATCGGAAAGAGCGTTTATTGCACAACTCAAAGCGGTTTTTGAAAAAATGTCCCATGAAATTCCGTTATATATGTTTGCGGAACAGGGACAAGACGATGATTTTCTTCGGGCAAGCCGTCAGATGGTGAGAGCTTTTCGGGAACTGACCGATAAAATAACTTTCAGAGAATTCTCTCTGGATCATAAATTGGCAAAGAAATGGAAAGTTACCGCATCACCCACCCTGTTAATTGCACCGGAAACCTATGACATACGCTGGCTGGGTGCGCCCGTGGGTGAAGAAGGTCGCACTTTTTTAGAAACTTTGATTTTGGTGGGGTTCCAACGAAGCGACGTCAACGATCAGGCCCGAAAAGTGATTCAAAATATCAATTCCAGGCGGAAAATAAAAGTGTTTGTGAGTCCCACTTGCCCCTATTGCCCTCAGCAGGCGGTGAACGCCGTGCGTGCGGCCGTTGAAAAACCCGAGCTGATTTCATTGGAAATTATTGATATTCAGGCCAATCCTGAAATTGCCGATCAATACTCCGCCCAAAGCGTCCCCCAAACTTTTGCCAATGAAACACTTATCGGTATGGGCGCACAGACTGAAGAGATTTTTGCGTTATCGTTGCAAAAACTGGAACCGCAAACTGTGTTTATTCCGGATAGTGACGCGGAATTGGTGAAAACCGACCTGGTTATCGTGGGCGGCGGTCCTGCCGGATTAACCGCCGGTATTTATGCCAAACGAAGCGGTTTGAACACCGCCATCATCGAAGGCCAGGCCCTGGGTGGTCAGATGGCACTAACCCCGGTAGTGGAAAACTATCCCGGTTTCACCCATGTGGGTGGTAAAGCCCTGGTCGATATCATGGTGACCCATGCCCTGGAATATGCGAAGATTTTTCAACAGGAAAAAGTAGTTGATATTCAACCCGGAGATCCTATTGTGGTGACTACCAGCCAACGAAAATTTCATACCCGAGCTGTGCTGTTGGCCACCGGAGCCTCTCATAAACAGCTGGGTGTTCCCGGTGAGTCCCGACTTTCCGGCAAAGGGGTCTCATACTGCAGCACCTGTGACGGCCCTTTGTTTAAAGATAAAAAAGTCATCATGGTCGGTGGCGGCAACAGTGCAGCTACCGAAGCCCTGCATTTGCATCATATGGGTGTTGATGTCACGCTGGTTCACCGGCGCGACAAACTCCGCGCCCAGGAAGTGTTGGCCAAAAATCTGGCCGATAACCAAATCCCCATTCTCTGGAATAGCGAAATCAAAGAAATCCGTGGAGACCAACGGGTAGAAGAAGTCTCCTTATTCAATAACCGGACAAAAGAAATCTCAACTCTGAAAACGGATGGGGTGTTTCTGGCCATTGGTTATACCCCGTCGGTTGAGTTGGCACAAAAAACCGGGGTGGCTCTTACCGAAAACGGCTATATTCAACGAGATGCCAGACATCGTACCAATATTCCCGGCATCTATTCCGCCGGTGATGTGGAAGGCGGCTACAAGCAGATCGTCACCGCCGCCGGGCAAGGGTCCGAGGCAGCCATGAGTATCTTCGAGGATTTGATCAATCCCTACTGGCAGGATAAACTGGCCCAGAATTTGTGAACGCCGGATAATTTGTTTTATAGTAGTTGTCAAAAATATGTTTCGTTGCAGGGGGGTAAGAAAAGCAACCCCCTTAAAATGTTAAAAGTGACCGGGGACGGTCTTGACACTGCTTGGCAATTACGATTTTTTCCGGTAATTTTCAAAGATGTTTTGATAAAAGAAACTGGCTTTAAAATTATATAAAAATTTTTGCCTT from Thermodesulfobacteriota bacterium includes:
- the trxB gene encoding thioredoxin-disulfide reductase, producing the protein MNTNHTQKMDALTGGSERAFIAQLKAVFEKMSHEIPLYMFAEQGQDDDFLRASRQMVRAFRELTDKITFREFSLDHKLAKKWKVTASPTLLIAPETYDIRWLGAPVGEEGRTFLETLILVGFQRSDVNDQARKVIQNINSRRKIKVFVSPTCPYCPQQAVNAVRAAVEKPELISLEIIDIQANPEIADQYSAQSVPQTFANETLIGMGAQTEEIFALSLQKLEPQTVFIPDSDAELVKTDLVIVGGGPAGLTAGIYAKRSGLNTAIIEGQALGGQMALTPVVENYPGFTHVGGKALVDIMVTHALEYAKIFQQEKVVDIQPGDPIVVTTSQRKFHTRAVLLATGASHKQLGVPGESRLSGKGVSYCSTCDGPLFKDKKVIMVGGGNSAATEALHLHHMGVDVTLVHRRDKLRAQEVLAKNLADNQIPILWNSEIKEIRGDQRVEEVSLFNNRTKEISTLKTDGVFLAIGYTPSVELAQKTGVALTENGYIQRDARHRTNIPGIYSAGDVEGGYKQIVTAAGQGSEAAMSIFEDLINPYWQDKLAQNL
- a CDS encoding enoyl-CoA hydratase-related protein, coding for MNESDNKMVLVKKKDHIGFLTLNNPEKRNALSPELLMDVYQNLEEFSKNDDVRCLVIKGSGNKVFSSGYDIGAIPVSLLPDHKQKTPDILLKVLDSVKNFAYPTIAMLNGHAFGAGFNLCACCDIRIAADNVKLGMTPARIGVGYPPEGIQQFIEAFGIARTKEIFFTANTFQGKALLNKGLVDYLIPKADLEEFTHAYARKITRNAPLSLKCIKNIISMFENDLALNQKNIEKADRLMQKCFQSDDLKEGQAAFLEKRVPKFTGK
- a CDS encoding lipocalin-like domain-containing protein, which codes for MKNNVFQIKIITILAVSIILIVCCPLTFSADQTFLPITSARAEESTYYRVTRPCNLSFPDDHGMHPGYRTEWWYYTGNLKAHTGEKFGFQMTIFRSQISPPGAEKNWPSPASQWRSQNIFLGHAAVSNLTAHQHIFDEQWSREMDGIAGVSQNESGTTRIYLNKWSIMIDEKRHNVRVQSNQFAFDLKMRSLKPAVLHGDQGYSRKGELDESASCYYSFSRLMTDGTLVYKDQTYTVSGYSWMDHEFSTAPLQKNIIGWDWFSLQFSDNTELMVFLLRQAEKSHHPASSGSYIYADGTKKHLTHKDFNIKVLDTWKSPQSGAGYPSKWQLSISDMDMEITLASNIKNQEMMTSESTDVIYWEGSVAINGHKGPQGISGFGYVELTGYNQKFDAPL